A part of Rattus rattus isolate New Zealand chromosome 6, Rrattus_CSIRO_v1, whole genome shotgun sequence genomic DNA contains:
- the Apold1 gene encoding apolipoprotein L domain-containing protein 1 yields MEKWTAWEPQGADALRRFQGLLLDRRGRLHCQVLRLREVARRLERLRRRSLAANVAGSSLSAAGALAAIVGLSLSPVTLGASLVASAVGLGVATAGGAVTITSDLSLIFCNSREVRRVQEIAATCQDQMRELLSCLEFFCQWQGRGDRQLLQSGRDASMALYNSVYFIVFFGSRGFLIPRRAEGTTKVSQAVLKAKIQKLSESLESCTGALDELSEQLESRVQLCTKAGRGHNLRNSADLDAALFF; encoded by the coding sequence ATGGAGAAGTGGACGGCCTGGGAGCCGCAGGGCGCCGATGCGCTGCGGCGCTTTCAAGGGTTGCTGCTGGACCGCCGCGGCCGGCTGCACTGCCAAGTTTTGCGCCTGCGCGAAGTGGCCCGGAGGCTCGAGCGTCTACGGAGACGCTCCCTGGCAGCCAACGTAGCTGGCAGCTCTCTGAGCGCTGCTGGCGCCCTAGCAGCCATCGTGGGGTTGTCACTCAGCCCGGTCACCCTGGGAGCCTCGCTCGTGGCGTCCGCCGTGGGCTTAGGGGTGGCCACCGCCGGAGGGGCAGTCACCATCACGTCCGACCTCTCTCTGATCTTCTGCAATTCCCGGGAGGTACGGAGGGTGCAGGAGATCGCCGCCACCTGCCAGGACCAGATGCGCGAACTCCTGAGCTGCCTTGAGTTCTTCTGTCAGTGGCAGGGGCGCGGGGACCGCCAGCTGCTGCAGAGCGGGAGGGACGCCTCCATGGCTCTTTACAACTCTGTCTACTTCATCGTCTTCTTCGGCTCGCGTGGCTTCCTCATCCCCAGGCGTGCCGAGGGGACCACCAAAGTCAGCCAGGCGGTGCTGAAGGCCAAGATTCAGAAACTGTCTGAGAGCCTGGAGTCCTGCACTGGTGCCCTGGATGAACTTAGTGAGCAGCTGGAATCCCGGGTCCAGCTCTGTACCAAGGCCGGCCGTGGTCACAACCTCAGGAACTCCGCTGATCTGGATGCAGCGTTGTTTTTCTAA